From the Mesotoga prima MesG1.Ag.4.2 genome, the window TGTCTTTGCGAAGGAAAAGCCGCACGCAGAAGAATTGTCAGAGGCCAATTACTCGATTGTTCTCCATCCAGAGATCAACTCAAGAGGATTGTTGAAGCCATGTGGAAAGCTCATGGAAATCATTCGATATCGCGAGCAAAGCCTTGTTAACTGGCCCAAAATGGTGGTAATGAGTAATAATCGTTACGGATCGTTCTTACAATAATACAACTTATAAGTTATAAATAGAGGTAAGATGGAGAGAAAGATCGATGTCTTATCCGACGAGAAAATGCAGAGGGAATTTGACAAGTACGTAGAAAAAATCCCTCCAGAAAGAAGGATCTGATAAAGAAAAGGTTTTTGTTCACCGAACTGCTGGAGAAGGCGGGGGAGAATTATGTGAAAACGGAACTTGCAAAACCGCGAAGATCTTCCCGCCTGGAGATTTTGAGACGTACGAAGACCAGTTATTCGATATATTCTCTTCATCTTACGGAGACTAAGAGGAATGATCCAGAAAACGCAAGGATTCTTTTCTGCTTCTTCAATGATAAGAAGGTTATTGTCTATCTCGTCTTCTTTGATGAGTCCGATGAAAAGTATGAGAAGGCGATCGAGAGACTGAAGTCGAGGATTTGTGAATGGACCGGGCGGGGATTTAATGTATGCAAGTTTTAGGAGGTGTAGTTACTTATGTTTTCATGGGGTGTAGGCGACGGTAATAAAAGGATGGTTACTGAAAATCCAGAGCCTCTATTCAAGAGAGATAGCGACCTGTTGTTAGAGTCGGCAGACGATGATACGAGATTTGAATTGAAATTGATTGGAGTCATGACGGATATTTCTGCAGCTCTTATCAACTATCGGGCGGATAACTCCCTTTCACAAAAGGAGCTGGCAGAAAAACTAGAGTGCAGCCAGGCAATGGTCTCGAAAATCGAAAGTGGCGACTATAACTTCACAATTAGAAAGCTTTTTGACGTTGTCAACAAACTCGGAGGTCGTGTATCTCTTGAGATTGACTTCAAAGATGGTACTTCGGTTACAAATTCTTCAGAAGAGCGAGTCTCAATATGGGAGTGCGTTGGCAATCAAAGCATCAAAGGGATGAAGAATAGTGCCTGAGCCAGTGAATGCTGAGTTTCGTTTCTTGGCGCACAGAATTTCTGATTTTTCCTTTACGCTCCATGAGGGGATCAAAAACATGTCAGTTTCGCTGGACCTGGATGATCCAGAGCTTGAATATAGGCGTGCCGATAACGGTTGCCTCCTCGGCTTGTT encodes:
- a CDS encoding helix-turn-helix transcriptional regulator, coding for MFSWGVGDGNKRMVTENPEPLFKRDSDLLLESADDDTRFELKLIGVMTDISAALINYRADNSLSQKELAEKLECSQAMVSKIESGDYNFTIRKLFDVVNKLGGRVSLEIDFKDGTSVTNSSEERVSIWECVGNQSIKGMKNSA